Proteins from a genomic interval of Candidatus Aegiribacteria sp.:
- a CDS encoding thioredoxin family protein, whose translation MALLSDNDAGEVRKIFGALVSDVHVRVYTQKLECPTCQDTENILKELDELSEKLKISFLNSLDNREEAEKDGVDKAPAIIVSDGTNSRVKFYGTPSGYEFSSLLTTIIDTGGSEEPLTEDTMQFLKELEDDLNMQVFVTPTCPHCPSAAVLASRMARYSDKVKSEVIEANEFPELSTKFRVQGVPRTVINGKFYAEGSLPESMMIQALKKGLEADPSEETNLMDYLQND comes from the coding sequence ATGGCTTTACTATCGGATAATGATGCAGGTGAAGTAAGAAAGATATTCGGCGCCCTTGTAAGCGATGTACATGTAAGAGTGTACACTCAGAAACTGGAATGCCCGACGTGCCAGGACACTGAAAATATACTCAAGGAACTTGACGAATTATCGGAAAAGCTGAAAATCTCCTTTCTGAACTCCCTCGACAACCGGGAAGAGGCTGAGAAAGACGGTGTTGATAAAGCCCCCGCTATAATCGTCTCAGATGGAACCAATTCAAGGGTTAAATTCTACGGAACCCCTTCAGGATACGAATTCAGCTCCCTCCTGACCACTATAATCGATACCGGGGGATCGGAAGAACCGCTCACGGAGGATACCATGCAGTTCCTGAAAGAACTGGAAGATGATCTCAACATGCAGGTCTTCGTTACTCCCACATGTCCCCATTGTCCTTCTGCGGCTGTTCTTGCAAGCAGAATGGCACGTTACAGTGATAAAGTAAAATCGGAAGTGATAGAAGCCAACGAATTCCCCGAACTGTCAACGAAGTTCAGGGTGCAGGGCGTTCCGAGAACTGTGATAAACGGCAAATTCTACGCTGAAGGCTCTCTGCCCGAATCCATGATGATACAGGCATTGAAGAAGGGGCTTGAGGCTGATCCATCAGAAGAAACCAATCTCATGGACTAC
- a CDS encoding FAD-dependent oxidoreductase produces MDLKTGLVGSSSSENRELDLVIAGGGPAALSAALYAARYDIEHIVLESYQPGGQAALTALIENYPGIKTISGGDLVAAMKKQAESWGGVFESASVISAVPINDRIEIKADSSIYSVKHLIIATGAAPAKLGVPGEDKFYGRGVSYCATCDAPFFRNSHVLVVGGGDSAVKEALHLSEFVSELTLVHRRDKFRAEPYLAEKLLSRGNCNVLWNTTLKEIKGDDGVESVILNTTDGERELKLDGVFMYVGRKPATEPFVDLVELNDNGTIRTRDIVHTSNRNVFAAGDVTDNGLRQIVTAVSDGARAASAVFEMLQ; encoded by the coding sequence GAGAATCGTGAACTCGATCTTGTCATTGCCGGTGGTGGTCCCGCCGCCCTTTCCGCCGCCCTTTATGCCGCGAGATACGATATTGAGCATATCGTTCTTGAAAGCTACCAGCCGGGAGGACAGGCAGCCCTGACAGCTCTGATAGAGAATTACCCGGGTATAAAGACAATAAGCGGAGGCGACCTTGTTGCGGCCATGAAGAAACAGGCTGAAAGCTGGGGCGGTGTTTTCGAATCAGCTTCGGTAATATCTGCCGTTCCAATTAATGACAGAATTGAGATAAAGGCCGATTCATCCATCTATTCCGTAAAACATCTCATAATAGCCACCGGTGCCGCACCCGCGAAGCTCGGAGTACCCGGCGAGGATAAATTCTACGGAAGGGGAGTCAGCTACTGCGCAACCTGTGACGCGCCTTTTTTCAGGAATTCTCATGTACTCGTTGTCGGTGGCGGTGACAGCGCGGTAAAGGAAGCTCTCCATCTTTCCGAATTCGTCTCTGAGCTAACCCTTGTTCACAGGAGGGACAAGTTCCGGGCAGAACCCTACCTCGCGGAAAAACTCCTCTCTCGCGGGAACTGCAACGTTCTATGGAATACAACGCTGAAGGAGATAAAAGGAGACGATGGTGTTGAAAGTGTAATTCTGAATACCACGGACGGTGAAAGGGAGCTGAAGCTTGACGGTGTATTCATGTACGTCGGGCGGAAACCGGCCACGGAACCTTTTGTAGACCTTGTTGAACTGAACGATAACGGAACAATCAGAACCCGCGATATCGTTCACACATCAAATAGGAACGTCTTCGCTGCGGGAGATGTAACAGATAACGGACTGCGGCAGATAGTCACCGCTGTTTCCGACGGCGCAAGAGCCGCTTCAGCGGTATTTGAGATGCTGCAGTAG